In the Novosphingobium sp. 9U genome, GCATGCCCTGCACCACCTCGTCGACGACGATGCCGACGGCCTTCTCCAGGTTGTAGTCGAAGCCCTGGGTGCCCAAGCCGCGGATGGTGAAGCCGGCGCCGAGCTGTGGATTGAACGACACGCCAGGGGCGATGTAGGGGATGTCGGTCGCCGCCTTATAGCCGGAATTGCGAATGGCGTCCCGGCTGATGGCGACGA is a window encoding:
- a CDS encoding TonB-dependent receptor plug domain-containing protein, translated to MSSQAAYADTSAEPGDVSAAAPDANPAEQSPDIIVTGTRRAARLQDVPVSVVAISRDAIRNSGYKAATDIPYIAPGVSFNPQLGAGFTIRGLGTQGFDYNLEKAVGIVVDEVVQGM